One genomic window of Solanum stenotomum isolate F172 chromosome 9, ASM1918654v1, whole genome shotgun sequence includes the following:
- the LOC125875966 gene encoding casein kinase 1-like protein 2 isoform X2, which produces MEPRVGNKFRLGRKIGSGSFGEIYLGTNIQTNEEVAIKLENNKTKHPQLLYESKLYRILQGGTGIPNVRWFGVEGDYNVLVMDLLGPSLEDLFNFCSRKLSLKTVLMLADQMINRVEFVHSKSFLHRDIKPDNFLMGLGRRANQVYAIDFGLAKKYRDTSSHQHIPYRENKNLTGTARYASMNTHLGIEQSRRDDLESLGYVLMYFLRGSLPWQGLKAGNKKQKYEKISEKKVSTSIEALCRGYPTEFASYFHYCRSLRFEDKPDYAYLKRIFRDLFIREGFQFDYVFDWTILKYQQSQIAAPPSRPLAGAGTSSGMPPVIPKVERQAGEEEGRQSADPSRRRSPGPPLISSGGLSKQKSPIGNDSTSKEAMLSSSTFLGRPSGSLRQGLVSGSRETFTMGNDSDPTHSRMPEASPATMHKISGGHRSSLLGGSSDPRYASSSKNTSGIKNYESALKGIETLHFDDEERAH; this is translated from the exons ATGGAGCCTCGTGTGGGTAACAAGTTTCGACTTGGTCGCAAAATTGGTAGTGGATCGTTTGGTGAGATCTATCTTG GTACTAATATTCAGACTAATGAGGAAGTGGCAATTAAGCtg GAAAATAATAAGACAAAGCATCCACAGTTGCTATATGAATCAAAGTTGTATAGGATTCTTCAGGGAGGAA CTGGAATTCCAAACGTGAGGTGGTTTGGCGTGGAGGGAGATTACAATGTTCTGGTCATGGATTTACTAGGACCCAGTCTTGAAGATCTATTTAATTTTTGCAGCAGGAAGCTTTCCCTGAAGACAGTTTTAATGCTTGCTGATCAAATG ATAAATCGTGttgaatttgttcattctaaATCATTTTTGCATCGAGATATCAAGCCAGACAATTTTCTTATGGGCTTGGGAAGGCGTGCAAATCAG GTCTACGCAATTGACTTCGGTCTAGCCAAGAAGTATCGAGATACTTCATCTCACCAACACATTCCTTACCG AGAGAACAAAAACTTGACAGGCACTGCAAGGTATGCAAGCATGAACACTCACCTCGGTATCG AGCAAAGCAGGAGGGATGATTTGGAGTCTCTCGGATATGTTCTTATGTACTTCCTCCGAGGAAG TCTTCCTTGGCAAGGGCTGAAAGCAGGAAATAAGAAGCAGAAGTATgagaaaattagtgaaaagaAGGTTTCAACATCTATCGAG GCTTTATGTCGAGGTTATCCTACTGAATTTGCCTCATATTTCCATTACTGTCGTTCTCTGCGCTTCGAGGATAAACCAGATTATGCTTATCTGAAGAGAATATTTCGTGACCTCTTCATCCGTGAAG GTTTTCAGTTTGATTATGTTTTTGATTGGACTATATTAAAGTATCAGCAATCGCAAATTGCAGCTCCTCCTTCCCGACCTCTTG CTGGTGCTGGAACCAGCTCAGGCATGCCTCCAGTTATTCCCAAGGTAGAAAGACAGGCAG gtgaagaagaaggaagacaaTCAGCAGATCCTTCTCGGAGGAGAAGTCCTGGGCCTCCACTGATTAGTTCTGGAGGTTTATCCAAGCAAAAAAGTCCTATTGGAAATGATTCCACAAGCAAAGAGGCTATG TTGTCAAGCTCCACTTTTCTGGGAAGACCTAGTGGGTCTCTGAGGCAAGGTCTAGTCTCTGGCAGCCGTGAGACTTTCACAATGGGAAATGACTCTGACCCTACACATTCACGCATGCCTGAGGCAAGTCCAGCGACTATGCACAAAATATCAGGTGGACATAGAAGCTCTCTACTTGGGGGATCATCTGATCCTAGATATGCCTCATCTAGCAAGAATACTTCTGGGATAAAGAACTATGAATCGGCGCTCAAAGGAATTGAGACTCTACATTTTGATGATGAAGAGAGGGCTCATTGA
- the LOC125875966 gene encoding casein kinase 1-like protein 2 isoform X1, translated as MEPRVGNKFRLGRKIGSGSFGEIYLGTNIQTNEEVAIKLENNKTKHPQLLYESKLYRILQGGTGIPNVRWFGVEGDYNVLVMDLLGPSLEDLFNFCSRKLSLKTVLMLADQMINRVEFVHSKSFLHRDIKPDNFLMGLGRRANQVYAIDFGLAKKYRDTSSHQHIPYRENKNLTGTARYASMNTHLGIEQSRRDDLESLGYVLMYFLRGSLPWQGLKAGNKKQKYEKISEKKVSTSIEALCRGYPTEFASYFHYCRSLRFEDKPDYAYLKRIFRDLFIREGFQFDYVFDWTILKYQQSQIAAPPSRPLGAGAGTSSGMPPVIPKVERQAGEEEGRQSADPSRRRSPGPPLISSGGLSKQKSPIGNDSTSKEAMLSSSTFLGRPSGSLRQGLVSGSRETFTMGNDSDPTHSRMPEASPATMHKISGGHRSSLLGGSSDPRYASSSKNTSGIKNYESALKGIETLHFDDEERAH; from the exons ATGGAGCCTCGTGTGGGTAACAAGTTTCGACTTGGTCGCAAAATTGGTAGTGGATCGTTTGGTGAGATCTATCTTG GTACTAATATTCAGACTAATGAGGAAGTGGCAATTAAGCtg GAAAATAATAAGACAAAGCATCCACAGTTGCTATATGAATCAAAGTTGTATAGGATTCTTCAGGGAGGAA CTGGAATTCCAAACGTGAGGTGGTTTGGCGTGGAGGGAGATTACAATGTTCTGGTCATGGATTTACTAGGACCCAGTCTTGAAGATCTATTTAATTTTTGCAGCAGGAAGCTTTCCCTGAAGACAGTTTTAATGCTTGCTGATCAAATG ATAAATCGTGttgaatttgttcattctaaATCATTTTTGCATCGAGATATCAAGCCAGACAATTTTCTTATGGGCTTGGGAAGGCGTGCAAATCAG GTCTACGCAATTGACTTCGGTCTAGCCAAGAAGTATCGAGATACTTCATCTCACCAACACATTCCTTACCG AGAGAACAAAAACTTGACAGGCACTGCAAGGTATGCAAGCATGAACACTCACCTCGGTATCG AGCAAAGCAGGAGGGATGATTTGGAGTCTCTCGGATATGTTCTTATGTACTTCCTCCGAGGAAG TCTTCCTTGGCAAGGGCTGAAAGCAGGAAATAAGAAGCAGAAGTATgagaaaattagtgaaaagaAGGTTTCAACATCTATCGAG GCTTTATGTCGAGGTTATCCTACTGAATTTGCCTCATATTTCCATTACTGTCGTTCTCTGCGCTTCGAGGATAAACCAGATTATGCTTATCTGAAGAGAATATTTCGTGACCTCTTCATCCGTGAAG GTTTTCAGTTTGATTATGTTTTTGATTGGACTATATTAAAGTATCAGCAATCGCAAATTGCAGCTCCTCCTTCCCGACCTCTT GGTGCTGGTGCTGGAACCAGCTCAGGCATGCCTCCAGTTATTCCCAAGGTAGAAAGACAGGCAG gtgaagaagaaggaagacaaTCAGCAGATCCTTCTCGGAGGAGAAGTCCTGGGCCTCCACTGATTAGTTCTGGAGGTTTATCCAAGCAAAAAAGTCCTATTGGAAATGATTCCACAAGCAAAGAGGCTATG TTGTCAAGCTCCACTTTTCTGGGAAGACCTAGTGGGTCTCTGAGGCAAGGTCTAGTCTCTGGCAGCCGTGAGACTTTCACAATGGGAAATGACTCTGACCCTACACATTCACGCATGCCTGAGGCAAGTCCAGCGACTATGCACAAAATATCAGGTGGACATAGAAGCTCTCTACTTGGGGGATCATCTGATCCTAGATATGCCTCATCTAGCAAGAATACTTCTGGGATAAAGAACTATGAATCGGCGCTCAAAGGAATTGAGACTCTACATTTTGATGATGAAGAGAGGGCTCATTGA